In the genome of Aspergillus flavus chromosome 8, complete sequence, one region contains:
- a CDS encoding putative exo-1,4-beta-xylosidase bxlB, which translates to MPLICIVYFLQYLDKIAISYASVTGLRESANLHGNQFNWVSTSTESIFPDCSTGPLSKNNVCDTSLDPVSRAKSLVAAMTLEEKINNTKYDSSGAPRLGLPAYNWWNEALHGVAEGHGVSFSDSGNFSYATSFPMPILLGAAFDDDLVKQVATVISTEARAFANGGHAGLDYWTPNINPFRDPRWGRGQETPGEDPLHLSRYVYHLVDGLQDGIGPERPKVVATCKHFAAYDLENWEGIERYAFDAVVSPQDLSEYYLPSFKTCTRDAKVDAVMCSYNSLNGIPTCADRWLLQTLLREHWGWEQTGHWVTGDCGAIDNIYADHHYVADGAHAAAAALNAGTDLDCGSVFPEYLRSALQQGLYNNQTLNNALIRLYSSLVKLGYFDPADDQPYRSIGWNEVFTPAAEELAHKATVEGIVMLKNDGTLPLKSNGTVAIIGPFANATTQLQGNYEGPPKYIRTLIWAAVHNGYKVKFSQGTDINSNSSAGFAEAISAAKEADTVIYAGGIDNTIEKESQDRTTIVWPGNQLDLIEQLSDLEKPLIVVQFGGGQVDDSSLLANAGVGALLWAGYPSQAGGAAVFDILTGKSAPAGRLPVTQYPASYVDEVPMTDMTLRPGSNNPGRTYRWYDKAVLPFGFGLHYTTFNVSWNHAEYGPYNTDSVASGTTNAPVDTELFDTFSITVTNTGNVASDYIALLFLTADRVGPEPYPIKTLVGYSRAKGIEPGQSQQVKLDVSVGSVARTAENGDLVLYPGSYKLEVDVGQDFPTATFTVSGKEKVLDEFPEPQQNATSAVTRWGR; encoded by the exons ATGCCACTGATCTGCATCGTGTATTTCCTGCAATATCTGGATAAGATTGCCATCAGTTACGCCAGTGTGACGGGTCTTCGGGAGTCGGCCAATCTTCATGGAAACCAGTTCAACTGGGTCTCCA CTTCGACCGAGAGCATTTTTCCAGATTGTAGCACTGGCCCCTTAAGCAAGAACAATGTCTGCGACACATCGCTCGATCCTGTATCTCGTGCGAAATCGCTCGTGGCAGCCATGACTCTTGAGGAGAaaatcaacaacaccaagtATGATTCGTCCGGAGCACCAAGACTGGGCCTGCCTGCCTATAACTGGTGGAACGAAGCCCTTCATGGCGTAGCCGAGGGTCATGGTGTGTCGTTTTCCGATAGTGGTAACTTCAGCTACGCAACTTCCTTCCCAATGCCCATTCTTCTCGGAGCTGCTTTCGACGATGACCTTGTCAAGCAAGTTGCCACTGTCATCAGCACTGAGGCTCGAGCGTTCGCGAATGGTGGCCATGCGGGTCTCGATTATTGGACACCCAATATCAATCCATTCCGTGACCCGCGATGGGGCCGAGGTCAAGAAACACCCGGAGAAGATCCGCTGCATCTTTCTCGGTATGTCTACCATCTGGTGGATGGACTTCAGGATGGTATCGGGCCTGAGAGACCTAAGGTAGTCGCAACGTGCAAGCATTTCGCAGCGTATGATTTGGAAAACTGGGAAGGTATCGAGCGATACGCATTCGATGCCGTTGTATCGCCTCAGGATTTATCTGAGTACTATCTCCCTTCATTCAAGACATGCACCCGCGATGCGAAAGTCGACGCCGTGATGTGCAGTTACAATTCCTTAAACGGTATCCCCACATGCGCAGACCGTTGGCTGCTGCAGACTCTCCTCCGTGAGCACTGGGGATGGGAGCAAACCGGCCACTGGGTCACTGGTGATTGCGGTGCAATTGACAACATCTACGCTGACCATCATTACGTCGCTGATGGTGCCCatgccgctgctgctgctctgAACGCCGGAACGGACCTGGACTGTGGGTCTGTCTTCCCGGAATATTTGCGCAGTGCACTCCAGCAGGGTCTGTATAACAATCAGACATTGAATAACGCCCTCATACGACTGTATTCATCCCTTGTGAAGCTCGGCTATTTCGACCCTGCAGATGACCAACCCTACCGCTCGATCGGATGGAACGAGGTGTTTACGCCGGCCGCCGAGGAACTTGCCCATAAGGCAACGGTCGAAGGTATCGTCATGCTCAAGAACGATGGAACTCTCCCGCTGAAAAGCAATGGGACAGTAGCAATAATTGGCCCGTTTGCAAACGCAACCACCCAACTGCAGGGAAACTACGAGGGACCTCCAAAGTACATCAGGACCCTGATCTGGGCAGCCGTACACAATGGATACAAGGTTAAATTCTCTCAAGGCACAGATATCAACTCAAACAGCTCAGCCGGCTTCGCGGAAGCCATCTCCGCCGCCAAAGAAGCAGATACTGTGATCTATGCGGGCGGCATAGACAACACAATTGAGAAAGAGTCACAGGACCGCACCACTATTGTGTGGCCCGGAAATCAGCTAGATCTGATCGAACAGTTGTCCGACTTGGAGAAACCATTAATAGTGGTGCAGTTCGGCGGTGGACAAGTGGACGACTCCTCTCTTCTCGCGAATGCTGGTGTCGGCGCACTCCTGTGGGCTGGTTATCCCAGTCAAGCAGGTGGCGCAGCCGTATTCGATATTCTAACAGGCAAGTCAGCACCTGCTGGACGTCTCCCGGTAACACAGTACCCAGCGAGTTATGTGGATGAAGTCCCCATGACAGATATGACCCTTCGTCCAGGGTCTAACAACCCAGGAAGAACCTACCGATGGTATGACAAGGCGGTGTTGCCCTTCGGCTTTGGCCTCCACTATACGACGTTCAATGTGTCATGGAATCACGCCGAGTATGGTCCGTACAACACGGATTCTGTAGCCAGCGGTACTACTAACGCACCGGTTGATACGGAGCTTTTTGATACATTCTCTATCACGGTGACGAACACGGGAAATGTGGCATCGGATTACATTGCTTTGTTATTCTTGACCGCTGACAGGGTCGGTCCTGAGCCTTATCCTATCAAGACACTGGTGGGATACAGTCGCGCGAAGGGGATTGAACCCGGACAGAGCCAGCAAGTCAAGCTAGATGTTTCAGTGGGTTCCGTTGCAAGAACTGCTGAGAACGGAGACTTGGTGCTGTATCCGGGGTCCTATAAGCTGGAGGTAGATGTTGGACAGGACTTCCCGACGGCCACATTTACAGTCAGtggaaaggagaaggtgTTGGATGAATTTCCCGAGCCACAGCAGAATGCAACTTCCGCTGTCACGCGTTGGGGGCGATAA